The following proteins are co-located in the Silene latifolia isolate original U9 population chromosome 1, ASM4854445v1, whole genome shotgun sequence genome:
- the LOC141651945 gene encoding uncharacterized protein LOC141651945, translated as MNEVLRQDPWMVGPNSLILKQWSPSFSMEMEKVAKVSIWILFPGLDPYLWSDVVLSKMASKVGKPLFADPVSTAKSKLSFARVLVEADVSHDLPTHVNINTPHLGQVSQKIIYEWLPYFCKCCGKLGHTSSTCKWNKPTDTVF; from the coding sequence ATGAATGAGGTCTTGAGACAAGATCCTTGGATGGTGGGTCCTAACTCTCTTATACTTAAACAATGGAGCCCCTCTTTCTCTATGGAAATGGAAAAGGTTGCAAAGGTTTCTATATGGATTCTGTTTCCAGGCTTGGATCCCTACCTATGGTCTGATGTTGTTTTGAGTAAAATGGCTAGCAAAGTGGGCAAACCCCTTTTTGCTGATCCTGTCAGTACTGCTAAATCTAAGCTCTCTTTTGCCAGGGTTTTAGTGGAGGCAGATGTTTCACACGATCTTCCTACTCATGTTAATATCAATACTCCTCATCTGGGCCAAGTTTCTCAGAAGATAATTTACGAGTGGCTGCCTTATTTTTGCAAATGTTGTGGGAAATTAGGGCATACCTCCTCTACTTGTAAATGGAATAAACCAACTGATACCGtcttttag